One Oryzomonas sagensis genomic region harbors:
- a CDS encoding ATP-binding protein, whose product MKIRITYRLFLVILAAAILTVLSTFFIMQWSVEHGFRRYLHNVEQTQFARLAVRLESGYAAQGGWDYLKNEPEQWLRLIAETFPQGHPRPPEEQPQGGPRPGEHDREPRPLLPPPMGHPPREIGRMFLLLDGNKQPVFAPAEIPADTTLKPLQYRNRTVGYLGLLPHKRLTDDFQRRFLKDVQSALSLIAGTIVLLAAGFALPLANRLVRPIKALAAATERLASGEYTTRVPITSTDELGQLARGFNSLALTLEKNDQTRRQWVADISHELRTPLAILRGEIEAIQDGIRPTNPDAIDSLHGEVLRLEHLVNDLYQLSLSDVGALTYRKVELELDALLTGVLATYRPQFAAREITVAATILGEGTDVVFGDPERMRQLFVNIFDNALKYTDPGGTIAVRLTYQSKLAAIDIEDSAPGVPPGDLERLFERLYRVEASRNRAAGGAGLGLAICRNIVEAHAGTITAHPSSLGGIWIRIELPLTGRC is encoded by the coding sequence ATGAAGATCCGCATCACCTACCGCCTGTTCCTGGTGATCCTGGCGGCCGCCATCCTGACCGTACTCAGCACGTTCTTCATCATGCAGTGGAGCGTGGAACATGGGTTTCGGCGCTACCTGCACAACGTTGAGCAGACCCAGTTCGCGCGGCTGGCGGTGCGGCTGGAGTCGGGCTATGCCGCCCAGGGTGGCTGGGATTACCTGAAGAACGAACCGGAGCAGTGGCTCCGGCTCATTGCGGAAACATTCCCCCAAGGTCACCCCAGGCCCCCCGAGGAGCAGCCCCAGGGAGGCCCCCGGCCCGGGGAGCATGACCGGGAGCCGCGGCCCCTCCTCCCCCCACCCATGGGCCACCCGCCCCGGGAGATCGGCAGGATGTTCCTCCTGCTGGACGGGAACAAACAGCCGGTATTCGCTCCGGCGGAGATCCCGGCGGACACCACTCTCAAGCCGCTCCAATACCGCAACAGGACCGTGGGCTACCTGGGACTCCTGCCCCACAAACGGCTCACGGACGACTTCCAGCGCCGCTTTCTCAAGGATGTCCAATCCGCTCTGAGCCTGATCGCCGGAACCATCGTGCTCCTGGCCGCAGGGTTCGCCCTTCCCCTGGCCAACCGCCTGGTCCGGCCGATCAAGGCCCTGGCCGCGGCCACCGAGCGGCTTGCGTCCGGAGAGTACACCACCCGGGTACCCATAACATCGACGGACGAACTGGGTCAGCTTGCCCGGGGGTTCAATTCCCTGGCCCTGACCCTGGAAAAAAACGATCAGACACGGCGCCAGTGGGTCGCCGATATCTCCCACGAACTGCGCACCCCCCTGGCCATCCTGCGGGGCGAAATCGAGGCGATCCAGGACGGGATCCGCCCGACAAACCCGGACGCCATCGACTCCCTCCACGGGGAGGTGCTGCGCCTGGAACACCTGGTGAACGACCTCTACCAACTCTCCCTCTCCGATGTGGGCGCCTTGACCTACCGCAAAGTGGAGCTGGAGCTGGACGCCCTGCTGACGGGGGTGCTCGCCACCTACCGCCCCCAGTTCGCCGCCCGGGAGATTACCGTGGCCGCCACGATCCTTGGGGAGGGAACGGACGTGGTGTTCGGCGATCCCGAGCGCATGCGCCAGCTTTTCGTCAATATCTTCGACAATGCCCTGAAATATACCGATCCGGGCGGCACGATCGCCGTCCGCCTGACGTACCAGTCAAAATTGGCCGCCATCGACATCGAGGATTCGGCCCCCGGCGTACCGCCCGGCGACCTTGAACGGCTGTTCGAACGGCTCTACCGGGTGGAGGCCTCCCGCAACCGGGCCGCCGGGGGCGCCGGACTCGGCCTGGCCATCTGCCGCAATATCGTCGAGGCCCACGCAGGGACCATTACCGCCCACCCCTCATCGCTTGGGGGAATCTGGATCAGAATAGAACTACCGTTGACGGGGAGATGCTGA
- a CDS encoding Spy/CpxP family protein refolding chaperone, producing the protein MKRQIMVCVLLAATALGTNGGWARATGESGHGGMDERGMGGPGMMPPPSEEMVAHMAQRLKLTSDQQKKVKALFAAEREKTAPLMQKMAEYHKQLRDASRAATFDEAAIRAIATKKAQAEVELLVSFERTRSQVNALLTPEQRALADKCPPPPPHRGHGPEGRCGCGHGPEHMPPPPCDDGPGKDGDRMPGPGPGPGEGQR; encoded by the coding sequence ATGAAACGGCAGATCATGGTGTGCGTCCTGCTGGCGGCAACGGCACTAGGCACCAATGGCGGCTGGGCCAGGGCGACGGGCGAAAGCGGACACGGGGGGATGGATGAGCGGGGCATGGGGGGGCCGGGGATGATGCCGCCTCCGTCCGAGGAGATGGTCGCCCACATGGCGCAGCGGCTCAAGCTGACCAGCGACCAGCAGAAGAAGGTCAAGGCGCTGTTTGCGGCAGAACGGGAAAAAACGGCGCCGCTGATGCAGAAAATGGCGGAATATCACAAGCAGCTGCGCGATGCCTCCCGTGCCGCAACGTTCGATGAAGCGGCCATCCGTGCCATTGCAACAAAGAAGGCCCAGGCCGAGGTCGAGCTGCTCGTTTCGTTCGAGCGGACGCGCAGCCAGGTCAATGCCCTGTTGACCCCGGAACAGCGGGCCCTTGCCGACAAATGCCCACCACCGCCTCCCCACCGCGGCCATGGGCCTGAGGGGAGGTGCGGCTGTGGACACGGGCCGGAGCACATGCCGCCGCCACCCTGCGATGACGGCCCCGGCAAGGACGGTGACCGGATGCCGGGACCCGGTCCCGGCCCTGGCGAGGGACAGAGATAG
- a CDS encoding PDZ domain-containing protein, with the protein MVLPYLREQVRETCPVKLDILGMAVTEIDHVSALRSGMELVAGIIVMAVRWGGAADLAGVATGDIISEVDGKPTRTIKDLKDTLAAHEAQTPIRLLFRRVGAWRYLALPYEEESLGREGGSCCC; encoded by the coding sequence ATGGTATTACCTTATCTTCGAGAACAGGTGCGGGAAACATGCCCGGTCAAGCTTGACATCCTGGGCATGGCCGTCACGGAAATAGACCATGTCTCCGCCCTGCGCAGCGGGATGGAATTGGTGGCCGGGATCATCGTCATGGCGGTCAGGTGGGGCGGCGCAGCCGACCTGGCCGGGGTGGCGACCGGCGACATCATCTCCGAGGTAGACGGAAAACCTACCAGAACCATCAAAGACCTGAAGGATACCCTGGCCGCCCACGAGGCCCAGACACCGATCAGGTTGCTGTTCCGGCGCGTCGGCGCGTGGCGATATCTCGCCCTGCCGTACGAAGAAGAGAGCCTTGGAAGAGAGGGAGGCTCCTGTTGCTGCTGA
- the macA gene encoding macrolide transporter subunit MacA — MTKLARKRIIIALGIVVLLAGGGFGVRHFFFAKPKVTYVTASAARMDIEESVLASGILKAFKTVAVGAQVSGQLKTLHVALGDRVKKGQLVAEIDSVTQLNSLKDAEAQVENLRAQKRSSQALLKQYTLAWQRQSQMASQDAASHADLESAQASLDSTRHTIASLDAQIKKAIIAVDTAKANLGYTQISAPMDGTVISIDTDEGQTVVSTQSATTIITLATLDTITVKAKISEADVMRVKPGLTTYFTLLGDADTKYYSKLRAIEPGPVSSSTSSTTSSSSSSSSSAVYYYGLFEVPNPANKLRVSMTAQVSIVLNEAKHALCIPSSALGDKLKDGRYTVRVLRNDVPESRTIRVGINNSVYAQVLEGLREGDKVVVGDSTTVPATTTSQHPGPPPGGRR; from the coding sequence ATGACAAAGTTAGCGCGTAAACGAATCATCATCGCCCTGGGCATCGTCGTGCTCCTCGCGGGGGGCGGTTTTGGGGTCAGGCATTTTTTCTTCGCCAAGCCCAAGGTCACCTATGTCACGGCAAGCGCAGCCAGGATGGACATCGAGGAAAGTGTCCTGGCCAGCGGCATCCTGAAGGCCTTCAAGACGGTCGCGGTCGGCGCCCAGGTGTCCGGGCAGTTGAAGACGTTGCACGTGGCCCTGGGGGACAGGGTCAAGAAGGGGCAGTTGGTGGCAGAGATCGATTCGGTGACCCAGTTGAACTCCCTCAAGGACGCGGAGGCCCAGGTGGAGAACCTGCGCGCCCAGAAGCGCTCCTCCCAGGCGCTCCTGAAGCAGTACACCCTGGCCTGGCAGCGCCAGAGCCAGATGGCGTCCCAGGACGCCGCCTCCCATGCGGACCTGGAAAGCGCCCAGGCATCGCTCGACAGTACGCGTCATACCATCGCCTCCCTGGATGCCCAGATCAAGAAGGCGATCATTGCCGTGGATACGGCCAAGGCCAACCTGGGGTACACCCAGATCAGCGCTCCCATGGACGGGACCGTCATCTCCATCGATACGGACGAAGGGCAGACCGTGGTCTCCACCCAGTCGGCCACCACCATCATCACCCTGGCCACCCTGGATACCATTACCGTCAAGGCCAAGATCTCGGAAGCGGACGTCATGCGGGTCAAACCGGGCCTGACGACCTATTTCACCCTGCTGGGGGATGCGGACACGAAATACTACAGTAAATTGCGGGCCATAGAGCCGGGGCCGGTTTCCAGCAGCACCAGCAGCACCACCAGTAGCAGCAGTTCCAGCAGCAGTTCGGCGGTCTATTACTACGGCCTGTTCGAAGTTCCCAACCCGGCCAACAAGCTGCGGGTCTCCATGACCGCACAGGTGTCCATCGTACTGAATGAGGCGAAACACGCCCTCTGCATCCCCTCTTCGGCCCTGGGGGACAAGCTGAAGGACGGCCGCTATACGGTGCGGGTCCTGAGAAACGATGTGCCCGAGAGCCGTACCATCCGGGTGGGCATCAATAACAGCGTCTACGCACAGGTGCTGGAGGGATTACGGGAGGGGGACAAGGTCGTGGTGGGGGACAGCACTACCGTGCCGGCGACCACCACCAGCCAGCACCCCGGGCCGCCGCCGGGGGGGAGGCGCTGA